One Phaeodactylum tricornutum CCAP 1055/1 chromosome 28, whole genome shotgun sequence DNA window includes the following coding sequences:
- a CDS encoding predicted protein, translated as MHAYGLPRAPLKRHVPFSEHRDSGANPKPRHPLGHYHGGIKPTDNTKDLFESDEDDEIQVPDAYTKVVALPQAGRNTNTAKSPETTGISKQNVFSPLQTRGQRKFAKEACLMPDNDSNNPDKEEVNMSEETEIHEHQAFNVMTGNSDPGADVP; from the coding sequence atgCATGCTTATGGGCTACCCAGAGCACCACTCAAAAGACACGTACCATTTTCTGAACATCGCGACTCAGGCGCCAATCCTAAGCCGCGACATCCATTGGGACATTACCATGGTGGGATCAAGCCCACAGACAATACAAAGGATCTTTTCGAatccgacgaagacgacgaaattcaAGTCCCGGATGCCTACACGAAAGTTGTCGCCCTGCCTCAAGCGGGGAGGAACACCAACACGGCAAAATCTCCGGAGACCACGGGAATTTCAAAGCAAAACGTGTTTAGTCCTCTTCAGACACGCGGTCAGCGGaagtttgccaaggaagCGTGTTTGATGCCGGACAATGATTCCAACAACCCAGATAAGGAAGAAGTCAATATGTCTGAGGAAACGGAAATCCATGAGCATCAGGCATTTAACGTAATGACTGGGAACTCAGACCCAGGAGCAGATGTTCCCTAG
- a CDS encoding predicted protein, with product MHCPRKVTPAVPAPAAATDSPADAASASKQDEEFGGFDSSDGEEPSGTAPPLPAYLDDEGNGKKTAKPLARSKNTSDKVSVMEKNVIDVEPHSKDSDSLDSVPRQDRVEQKALMVVLRDVICVPLSVAAAMLNNGIKSSDDFRLLTKEDINDLCMRLKMG from the coding sequence ATGCATTGTCCGAGGAAGGTCACTCCCGCTGTTCCGGCTCCTGCCGCAGCGACGGACTCACCGGCTGatgccgcgtccgcatccaaacaggatgaggagttcggaggattcgactcctccgacggtGAGGAGCCTTCGGGCACCGCACCGCCATTGCCGGCATATCTGGATGATGAAGGCAatggcaaaaagactgcaaagcctttggctcgcagcaagaacacgtcTGACAAAGTCAGCGTGATGGAGAAAAACGTCATTGACGTAGAGCCTCACTCTAAAGACAGTGACAGTCTCGACTCCGTTCCTCGGCAAGACCGTGTTGaacaaaaggccttgatggtCGTCCTCCGTGACGTCATCTGTGTTCCATTGTCAGTTGCGGCTGCAATGTTGAACAATGGCATTAAATCATCTGATGATTTCCGTCTTCTCACAAAGGaggacatcaatgatctctgCATGCGGCTCAAAATGGGCTAA